A part of Gemmatimonas groenlandica genomic DNA contains:
- a CDS encoding M14 family metallopeptidase: MISLRRATRLSTAILFAAALPATLPAQQRLTSPKEFFGHDIGADYELPNYTKLHAFFATIAKQSDRVILDTIGLTEEGRPQIMAIVSSPANLKNLARYKEISNRLAMADGLDSAAASQLAKEGKVVFWIDGGLHATEVLGAQQLIESFYQLASRTDDETMRILNDCIILMTHANPDGMELVANWYMQEPDKLRRNSNIPRLYEKYAGHDNNRDAYMNALAETRNMSQQMFVEWNPQIMYNHHQTGPTGTIMAAPPYRDPANYWFHPAMITGLDLVGAALNHRFVLEHKPGLTFRAGSNYSTWWNGGLRTVGYFHNQIGILTETIGNPTPIRVSLVPDRQLRSAGLPMPVAPQEWHFRQSIDYSVSANYAFLDLASRYRETFLFNRWVMGNDQIKNGSKDNWTISPKRVDAMIAQITKDRATASPEANRAGGPRGTGTAPNIGSAVTNDRYMAELKKPENRDPRAYVLSSAQNDFPTATKFIKALQYSGIQVHRATGSFSANGKSFPAGSWVVMTNQAFRSHVLDMFEPQDHPNDFRYPGGPPIPPYDNAGWTLAFQMGIQFERVLDGLTGPFEKVNGVTTMPMGVVAKGKAGYFIRPEVNDASTVANRLAAVKVKASRIPTAFTDGGTTWPAGTWFVPAGGASDKVVMQAAKDLGVNFAAANSKPGSSQPVQPLRIALIDRYGGSMPSGWTRLILEKFEFPFTTIYPQDVDAGNLKAKYDVIVVTDGMFSEAGAGRGFGGSPDTTLIPAEFRRTIGRISPEKSVPALKTFVEAGGRIVAIGSSIGLGKAMGLPIDNYMAEANGRPYAGEKYYIPGSLLEVAIDTSATIATGMNPRPSVMFDNSPVMKLGPDAAAKGVRVLATFDTDKPLTSGWAWGQELLKGGVAMAEAKMGQGTIWLFGPEILFRSQPHGTYKLFLNALDGGFQRPTKPLQ, from the coding sequence ATGATCAGCCTGCGTCGTGCCACCCGGCTTTCCACCGCGATTCTGTTCGCGGCGGCCCTGCCGGCCACGCTCCCGGCTCAGCAGCGCCTCACGTCACCCAAGGAATTCTTCGGGCATGACATTGGCGCCGACTACGAGCTCCCCAACTACACCAAGCTGCACGCCTTCTTCGCCACCATCGCGAAGCAGAGCGATCGCGTGATTCTCGACACGATCGGTCTCACCGAGGAAGGGCGGCCGCAGATCATGGCGATCGTCTCCTCGCCGGCCAATCTGAAGAACCTGGCGCGCTACAAGGAGATCTCGAACCGACTGGCCATGGCCGACGGCCTCGATTCGGCGGCAGCATCCCAGCTGGCGAAGGAAGGCAAAGTGGTCTTCTGGATCGACGGCGGCCTGCACGCGACCGAAGTGCTCGGCGCCCAGCAGCTCATCGAATCGTTCTACCAGCTCGCCAGCCGTACCGACGACGAGACGATGCGGATCCTGAACGACTGCATCATTCTCATGACGCACGCGAATCCGGACGGCATGGAGCTGGTGGCCAACTGGTACATGCAGGAACCCGACAAGCTGCGCCGCAATTCGAACATTCCGCGCCTGTACGAGAAGTACGCCGGCCACGACAACAACCGTGACGCGTACATGAATGCGCTGGCCGAGACGCGCAACATGTCGCAGCAGATGTTCGTGGAGTGGAATCCGCAGATCATGTACAACCACCACCAGACCGGCCCGACGGGTACGATCATGGCGGCGCCGCCGTACCGTGATCCCGCCAACTACTGGTTTCACCCCGCCATGATCACGGGTCTCGATCTCGTGGGCGCGGCGTTGAACCATCGCTTCGTGCTCGAGCACAAGCCGGGACTCACCTTCCGCGCCGGCTCGAACTACAGCACCTGGTGGAACGGCGGCCTGCGTACCGTGGGCTACTTCCACAACCAGATCGGTATCCTCACCGAAACGATCGGCAACCCGACGCCGATTCGCGTGTCGCTGGTGCCCGACCGTCAGTTGCGGTCGGCCGGATTGCCGATGCCGGTCGCGCCGCAGGAATGGCACTTCCGCCAGTCGATCGACTACTCGGTCTCGGCGAACTACGCGTTCCTCGATCTTGCCTCGCGCTATCGCGAAACGTTCCTGTTCAATCGCTGGGTCATGGGCAACGACCAGATCAAGAACGGATCGAAGGACAACTGGACGATCTCGCCCAAGCGTGTCGACGCGATGATCGCGCAGATCACGAAGGACCGCGCCACGGCGAGCCCGGAAGCGAATCGCGCTGGCGGCCCGCGTGGCACTGGCACGGCGCCGAACATCGGCAGCGCGGTCACGAACGATCGCTACATGGCGGAACTCAAGAAGCCGGAAAATCGCGATCCTCGCGCGTACGTGTTGAGCAGCGCGCAGAACGATTTCCCGACGGCGACCAAGTTCATCAAGGCGCTGCAGTACTCGGGCATTCAGGTGCATCGCGCGACTGGTTCGTTCAGCGCCAACGGCAAGTCGTTCCCGGCCGGCTCGTGGGTCGTGATGACCAACCAGGCGTTCCGCTCGCACGTGCTCGACATGTTCGAGCCGCAGGATCACCCGAACGACTTCCGCTACCCGGGTGGCCCCCCGATCCCGCCGTACGACAACGCCGGCTGGACGCTCGCATTCCAGATGGGCATTCAGTTCGAGCGCGTGCTCGACGGTCTCACGGGCCCGTTCGAAAAGGTGAACGGCGTCACGACGATGCCGATGGGCGTAGTCGCGAAGGGCAAGGCTGGATACTTCATCCGTCCGGAAGTGAACGACGCGTCCACGGTCGCCAATCGTCTCGCGGCGGTGAAGGTGAAGGCGTCGCGCATTCCCACGGCATTCACCGACGGTGGCACGACGTGGCCCGCCGGTACGTGGTTCGTTCCCGCTGGCGGTGCGTCCGACAAGGTCGTGATGCAGGCCGCGAAGGATCTCGGCGTGAACTTCGCCGCAGCCAACAGCAAGCCGGGCTCGTCGCAGCCGGTGCAGCCGCTGCGTATTGCGCTCATCGATCGCTACGGCGGCAGCATGCCTAGTGGTTGGACGCGTTTGATCCTGGAGAAGTTCGAGTTCCCGTTCACCACGATTTATCCGCAGGATGTCGACGCGGGTAACCTCAAGGCCAAGTACGACGTAATCGTCGTAACCGACGGCATGTTCTCGGAGGCGGGCGCAGGCCGCGGCTTCGGCGGCTCGCCCGACACCACGCTGATTCCGGCAGAGTTCCGTCGGACGATCGGCCGCATCAGCCCCGAGAAGTCGGTGCCGGCGCTGAAGACGTTCGTCGAAGCGGGTGGTCGCATCGTCGCGATCGGTTCGTCGATCGGACTCGGCAAGGCGATGGGATTGCCCATCGACAACTACATGGCCGAAGCCAACGGCCGTCCGTACGCGGGCGAGAAGTACTACATCCCCGGCTCGCTGCTCGAGGTCGCCATCGACACGTCGGCTACCATCGCCACGGGCATGAATCCGCGCCCCAGCGTGATGTTCGACAACAGCCCCGTCATGAAGCTCGGCCCCGATGCGGCGGCGAAGGGTGTGCGCGTGCTGGCGACGTTCGACACCGACAAGCCGCTCACCAGCGGCTGGGCGTGGGGACAGGAACTGCTGAAGGGCGGCGTGGCGATGGCAGAAGCCAAGATGGGTCAGGGCACGATTTGGCTCTTCGGACCGGAAATCCTGTTCCGTTCGCAGCCGCACGGCACCTACAAGCTGTTCCTCAACGCGCTCGACGGCGGATTCCAGCGTCCCACGAAGCCGTTGCAGTAA
- a CDS encoding fatty acid desaturase CarF family protein, protein MVHVVLVLVIVLKVVAVVLVTDFVSGLFHWWEDTYGHPFWPIVGTHVTRPNILHHYAPRAILAKSWIMSSRTLLAIGVVIALAAWLAGMLTWMLVLGLCLAVNMNQIHKWSHQRPRDNPPLVRRLQQLGVLQSPAHHRAHHIHERNTNYCILTNFVNPLLERIHCWAAAEWIIARVFGVHRRGDAQRAALVLAREPEFFGEHLPFVQRRVAMELAREAAPNGA, encoded by the coding sequence ATGGTTCATGTCGTGCTTGTGCTTGTCATCGTGCTGAAAGTCGTGGCCGTCGTGCTCGTGACCGATTTCGTGTCTGGCCTCTTCCACTGGTGGGAGGACACGTACGGCCATCCGTTCTGGCCCATCGTGGGCACGCATGTGACGCGCCCCAACATTCTGCATCACTATGCGCCGCGCGCGATTCTGGCGAAATCGTGGATCATGAGCTCGCGGACGCTGCTCGCAATCGGTGTCGTCATCGCGCTGGCGGCCTGGCTGGCAGGAATGCTCACCTGGATGCTGGTGCTCGGGTTGTGTCTCGCGGTGAACATGAACCAGATACACAAGTGGAGTCACCAGCGGCCGCGAGATAACCCACCGCTCGTGCGTCGACTGCAGCAGCTGGGCGTACTGCAATCACCAGCACATCACCGCGCGCATCACATTCACGAGCGCAACACGAACTACTGTATCCTCACCAACTTCGTGAATCCACTGCTCGAACGCATACATTGCTGGGCCGCGGCGGAGTGGATCATCGCCCGCGTCTTCGGCGTGCATCGCCGGGGCGATGCGCAGCGGGCCGCCCTTGTGTTGGCGCGAGAGCCGGAGTTCTTCGGCGAACATCTCCCCTTCGTGCAGCGCCGGGTCGCCATGGAATTGGCGCGGGAAGCGGCACCTAACGGAGCGTGA
- a CDS encoding HNH endonuclease, which produces MGKAGRDVIGGRRGFLGVEEPGQLIKDHATTAIREIHRSGDDRQNRVNRFEIFARDEFRCVYCGLVHEPDALSVDHVQPRMRGGDGSYGNVVTACRGCNTRKGSHSLPRFLAESPEARRNFFKFARYVHARHLKAVAEELERRGVVVASTELVEGIRGLRSSEAIAELLQQQDPPCQPRTDGAQDTEGE; this is translated from the coding sequence GTGGGTAAGGCGGGGCGGGACGTCATCGGGGGTCGCCGTGGCTTCCTCGGTGTCGAGGAACCTGGTCAGCTGATCAAAGATCATGCGACGACCGCGATCCGGGAGATTCACAGGAGTGGTGATGACAGGCAGAACCGGGTGAACCGCTTCGAGATTTTCGCGCGAGACGAGTTCCGCTGTGTGTACTGCGGGCTCGTGCACGAACCGGACGCTCTCAGCGTAGACCACGTCCAGCCGCGGATGCGCGGCGGCGACGGGTCATACGGCAACGTAGTGACCGCCTGTAGGGGCTGCAACACGCGCAAGGGAAGCCATTCCCTCCCCCGTTTCCTTGCGGAGTCGCCGGAGGCCCGACGGAACTTCTTCAAGTTCGCGCGGTATGTACATGCGAGACACTTGAAAGCGGTGGCCGAGGAGCTTGAGCGCCGGGGCGTGGTGGTTGCCTCAACGGAGCTCGTGGAGGGGATCCGGGGGCTGCGCAGCTCCGAGGCCATCGCTGAACTTTTACAGCAGCAGGACCCTCCGTGCCAGCCAAGAACGGACGGAGCGCAGGACACCGAAGGGGAGTAG
- a CDS encoding c-type cytochrome, with product MTSRATIVASVTALFASVSVGAQSARASFDVPAWAFPTSPAPNPAPKPDSVVPHRVPNSSRSYTMRQVGNGFDIPDWFPASHPPMPSSVQYGVAPNARACGYCHLPDGQGRPENGTLAGLPADYIIRQVAAFKNGTRLSANPVLSTNSMHTLAKWVADSDVVSAARYFEKLTLTRRNRVVEVARVPKTRIEIMLYAYGDTGTEPIDGRLIEVPETFARHELRDPGVQYITYVPVGSITRGRRIATRGPAGPATSCVTCHGVDLLGKDAVPPIAGRAPSNILRQLINFRTGARHDSASITMTPVVEKLTVGDMVALAAYVGSRAPNPRTRARVTLR from the coding sequence ATGACGAGTCGTGCGACGATCGTCGCGAGCGTGACGGCGCTTTTCGCCAGCGTGTCCGTCGGGGCGCAAAGCGCTCGCGCATCGTTCGACGTGCCCGCGTGGGCCTTTCCGACGTCACCGGCGCCGAATCCGGCGCCAAAGCCCGACAGCGTGGTCCCGCATCGCGTACCGAACTCGTCGCGGAGCTACACCATGCGGCAGGTCGGGAACGGATTCGACATCCCGGACTGGTTTCCGGCATCGCATCCGCCGATGCCGTCATCGGTGCAGTACGGTGTCGCCCCGAACGCCCGTGCCTGTGGATACTGCCATCTGCCCGATGGACAGGGTCGCCCGGAGAATGGCACGCTGGCCGGATTGCCGGCCGACTACATCATCCGACAGGTGGCGGCGTTCAAGAACGGCACACGACTCTCGGCCAACCCGGTGCTGAGCACGAACAGCATGCACACGCTGGCGAAGTGGGTCGCCGACTCCGACGTCGTTTCGGCGGCGCGCTACTTCGAGAAGCTCACCCTGACCCGTCGCAACCGCGTCGTCGAAGTCGCCCGCGTACCGAAGACGCGCATCGAGATCATGCTGTACGCGTACGGCGACACGGGCACCGAACCGATCGACGGTCGCCTGATCGAAGTGCCCGAAACGTTCGCACGTCATGAGCTGCGCGATCCAGGCGTCCAGTACATCACGTATGTGCCCGTCGGCAGCATCACCCGCGGACGGCGGATCGCCACTCGCGGCCCCGCCGGTCCGGCGACGTCGTGCGTGACGTGCCACGGGGTGGACCTGCTGGGGAAAGACGCGGTGCCGCCGATTGCCGGGCGCGCACCGTCGAATATTCTGCGACAGCTCATCAACTTCCGCACCGGGGCCCGACATGACTCCGCAAGCATTACCATGACACCCGTGGTGGAGAAGCTGACGGTGGGCGACATGGTCGCACTGGCGGCGTATGTCGGTTCGCGCGCGCCGAACCCACGCACCCGTGCAAGGGTCACGCTCCGTTAG
- a CDS encoding cyanophycinase has protein sequence MSTPSFAVRGREVMATLLVSSIAFGCAGTSGATGGSAPTASSRGTPSVGPRTGSVMVVGGGQQGPEVFAKFIELAGGPDALIVDVPTAGGDSIDTSDGGRGLKNAGARNVVVYHTTSRTVADADSFVAKIANARGVWFGGGRHYRLVNSYAGTKSERAFQAVLDRGGVMGGSSAGASILGDYLVRGAPSNDNRLFNHPQYLKGFAYLRGVAIDQHVVARERLPDMHDSLTSRRPDLLGISEDEGTVWVVRGDSAEIIGRNKAFVYNGRDANDAGRPFLTLRPGDRYNLATRRVVSRAIDATPLTQKFVDNVFASFGDAASGGATVLVAQGGKVLVSRAYGIAVQRRFTPETGAPNFALQGLSAVLNAVLAPDSTGRISAASVRRVTGMGGTQRLAYDSTTKLWSGTVDDLYRFDQARLAQSTEPKGFGLDTQRGDVTQVVYGSGEGRRLAWVRYPGRKTTIIILTNDDRFDAKAAADRIAERLLAR, from the coding sequence ATGTCCACTCCATCGTTCGCCGTGCGTGGTCGTGAAGTAATGGCGACGCTGCTGGTCTCGTCGATCGCCTTCGGCTGCGCTGGCACGAGCGGCGCGACCGGCGGCAGCGCCCCCACCGCGAGCTCGCGAGGCACGCCCTCGGTCGGTCCACGAACCGGTTCCGTGATGGTGGTGGGCGGCGGACAACAGGGGCCCGAGGTCTTCGCCAAGTTCATTGAACTCGCCGGCGGACCCGATGCCCTCATCGTCGACGTGCCGACCGCCGGTGGCGATTCCATCGACACCTCCGATGGCGGACGTGGTCTGAAGAACGCCGGCGCGCGCAACGTCGTGGTGTATCACACGACGAGTCGCACGGTGGCCGACGCCGACAGCTTCGTCGCGAAGATCGCGAATGCGCGCGGCGTGTGGTTCGGCGGCGGTCGTCACTATCGCCTCGTGAATTCCTACGCCGGCACGAAGTCGGAGCGTGCCTTTCAGGCGGTGCTCGATCGCGGCGGGGTGATGGGCGGATCGTCGGCCGGCGCGTCGATTCTCGGCGACTATCTCGTACGCGGCGCGCCGTCGAACGACAATCGCCTGTTCAACCATCCGCAGTATCTGAAAGGCTTCGCGTATCTGCGCGGCGTGGCGATCGACCAGCATGTGGTTGCGCGCGAACGACTGCCCGACATGCACGACTCGCTCACCTCGCGGCGACCTGACCTGCTCGGGATTTCCGAAGACGAAGGCACGGTGTGGGTGGTGCGCGGCGACAGCGCCGAGATCATCGGGCGCAACAAGGCGTTCGTGTACAACGGTCGCGATGCCAACGACGCCGGCAGGCCGTTTCTCACGCTGCGTCCCGGTGACCGCTACAACCTCGCCACGCGACGGGTCGTCTCACGGGCGATCGATGCCACGCCGCTCACGCAGAAGTTCGTGGACAACGTGTTCGCCTCGTTTGGGGACGCGGCCAGCGGTGGTGCCACGGTACTCGTGGCACAGGGCGGCAAGGTGTTGGTGAGCCGCGCCTATGGCATCGCCGTGCAGCGTCGTTTCACGCCGGAAACGGGCGCGCCAAACTTTGCGCTCCAGGGACTGTCTGCCGTGTTGAACGCGGTTCTCGCACCCGATAGCACGGGTCGCATATCCGCCGCGTCGGTACGTCGCGTCACGGGTATGGGCGGCACGCAACGACTGGCCTACGACAGCACCACGAAGCTGTGGAGCGGCACAGTCGACGATCTGTATCGCTTCGATCAGGCGCGGTTGGCACAAAGCACGGAGCCGAAGGGCTTCGGGCTCGATACGCAGCGTGGCGACGTCACGCAGGTCGTGTACGGCAGCGGCGAAGGACGGCGCTTGGCGTGGGTGCGATATCCCGGACGCAAGACGACGATCATCATTCTCACCAACGATGATCGTTTCGACGCGAAGGCGGCAGCTGATCGGATTGCAGAACGGTTGCTGGCTCGATGA
- a CDS encoding TonB family protein, giving the protein MFQTLIESRATRTRSVGGSMVSVVVHAGIVGALVVATAQATVAHVADERETKIKFTNTTPPPPPPPAATREVFTATPVAKGFTVLQTPIDIPTSLPPIDLSAPPTNLDNFTGIGKPGGRADGVEGATGVARALNDVFLESEVERPVAVLPGTAGPVYPETLRAAGIEGQVLAQFVVDSAGRVELASFKVLDSQHPLFVAAVRSALSRIRYLPAEARGARVAQLVQQSFHFTVRRD; this is encoded by the coding sequence ATGTTTCAGACATTGATTGAATCGCGGGCCACGCGTACCCGGTCGGTCGGTGGTTCGATGGTCTCGGTCGTGGTGCACGCGGGTATCGTGGGGGCGCTAGTGGTCGCCACAGCGCAGGCCACGGTCGCGCACGTGGCGGACGAACGCGAGACAAAGATCAAGTTCACCAACACCACACCACCGCCCCCGCCCCCGCCCGCCGCCACGCGCGAGGTCTTTACCGCGACTCCGGTAGCGAAGGGGTTCACCGTGCTGCAGACGCCGATCGATATCCCCACGTCGTTGCCGCCGATCGACTTGAGCGCACCTCCCACGAACCTCGACAACTTCACGGGCATCGGAAAGCCCGGCGGCCGCGCCGATGGCGTGGAAGGCGCCACAGGCGTCGCACGGGCACTCAACGACGTCTTCCTTGAAAGTGAGGTCGAAAGGCCCGTAGCGGTGCTTCCAGGGACCGCAGGGCCGGTCTATCCCGAGACGTTGCGCGCGGCGGGCATCGAGGGGCAGGTCCTCGCCCAGTTCGTGGTCGATTCGGCCGGGCGCGTGGAGCTGGCCAGTTTCAAGGTGCTCGACAGCCAACATCCGCTCTTTGTCGCAGCGGTGCGCAGCGCGCTGTCACGGATCCGCTATCTCCCAGCCGAGGCGCGCGGCGCCCGCGTCGCGCAGCTGGTGCAGCAGTCGTTTCACTTTACCGTCCGTCGCGACTGA
- a CDS encoding ATP cone domain-containing protein: MAVSVAPRSSEFRASYDAVGIKAVTQVVKRDGRSASWDPERITRAIALAFYASRHDDAPNPLHDDAAHRFGLGFTDFADVCAITQLVVNTVERRAQDHVPTVEEIQDIVEMMIAARGHWDIAKRYVLYRAARAQHRLNVHGENGLQDYIFLSRYSRYREDLGRRETPAEAFTRVMDMHRDHFADRVDSPVAGFGGRTLHSLMAETESALQRRAILPSMRSLQFGGRAIEANNARMFNCAFTHMDRLDAFKESFFLLMSGTGVGFSVQKQHVSQLPTFPLRAAENELPVVHYMVPDTLEGWADALDALVRSYLDGTKVEFNYSAIRSRGQSLRTSGGRAPGHLPLKKALLAAERMLDQVPGRALRPIEVYDIMMHVAVAVLSGGIRRSATICLFSSDDDEMASAKTGNWFETNPQRGKSNNSAVLVRESVQTSDFAKLFEFQKEFGEPGFYFVDDAEYGANPCVEIGLAPYMIVDEAAQAKLAKYGRPDVEIGSRVSGWQMCNLTTINAGACDSEESFLACCRAASLLGTLQAAYTDIPYLGAATRVINERESLLGVSICGILDRPSLLLDPSVLERGAKECLDTNAAIAEHLGIEPAARITCVKPEGTASLVLGAGSGIHPHHARHYFRRVQAARTEPLYQWFKLHNPHMTETSVWDPETTDVITFPVSAAPDAILREDVGAVQFLEYVRLVQEHWVRAGRRHEQYNPGLHHNVSNTVTVKDDEWEAVQQFIWDNKEYFAGISLLRETGDKIYAQAPREEVTTESDMIRWNSLSYREVDYTMLLEGVDMTTLGDTVACAGGACEII, translated from the coding sequence TTGGCCGTTTCCGTCGCCCCCCGCAGTTCCGAGTTCCGAGCCAGCTACGACGCCGTCGGTATCAAGGCGGTCACGCAGGTCGTCAAGCGCGACGGCCGTTCGGCCTCGTGGGACCCCGAGCGCATCACCCGTGCGATCGCGCTGGCGTTCTACGCGTCGCGTCACGACGATGCGCCGAACCCGCTCCACGACGACGCCGCGCATCGCTTCGGCCTCGGCTTTACCGACTTCGCTGACGTGTGCGCAATCACGCAGCTCGTGGTGAATACCGTCGAGCGTCGCGCGCAGGATCATGTCCCCACGGTCGAAGAGATCCAGGACATCGTCGAAATGATGATCGCCGCGCGCGGTCATTGGGATATCGCCAAGCGCTACGTGCTGTACCGTGCCGCCCGCGCCCAGCATCGTCTCAACGTGCACGGCGAGAACGGCTTGCAGGATTACATCTTTCTGTCGCGCTACTCGCGCTACCGGGAAGATCTGGGTCGCCGCGAGACGCCGGCCGAAGCGTTCACGCGCGTGATGGACATGCATCGCGACCACTTCGCCGATCGCGTCGATTCGCCGGTGGCGGGATTCGGTGGGCGCACGCTGCACTCGCTCATGGCGGAAACGGAGTCCGCGTTGCAGCGTCGCGCGATCCTGCCCTCCATGCGCTCGCTGCAGTTCGGCGGCCGCGCCATCGAAGCGAACAACGCGCGCATGTTCAATTGCGCGTTCACGCACATGGACCGGCTCGACGCGTTCAAGGAGTCCTTCTTCCTGCTCATGTCGGGCACGGGCGTCGGCTTCAGTGTCCAGAAGCAGCATGTGTCGCAGCTCCCCACGTTCCCGCTCCGCGCGGCGGAGAATGAACTGCCGGTGGTGCACTATATGGTGCCGGATACGCTTGAGGGCTGGGCGGACGCGCTCGACGCACTGGTCCGCTCGTACCTCGACGGCACGAAGGTCGAGTTCAATTACAGCGCCATCCGTTCTCGTGGGCAGTCGCTGCGGACCTCGGGTGGTCGCGCGCCAGGACACTTGCCGCTCAAGAAGGCGCTGCTGGCGGCCGAACGTATGCTCGATCAGGTGCCGGGCCGCGCGCTCCGTCCGATCGAAGTGTACGACATCATGATGCACGTGGCCGTCGCCGTGCTGTCCGGCGGTATCCGTCGCTCGGCCACCATCTGCCTCTTCTCGTCGGACGACGACGAAATGGCGTCGGCCAAGACGGGCAACTGGTTCGAGACCAACCCGCAGCGCGGCAAGTCGAACAACTCCGCGGTGCTCGTGCGCGAGTCGGTGCAGACGTCGGACTTCGCGAAGCTGTTCGAGTTCCAGAAGGAGTTCGGTGAGCCCGGCTTCTACTTTGTGGATGACGCCGAGTACGGCGCGAATCCGTGTGTGGAAATCGGCCTCGCCCCGTACATGATCGTGGACGAAGCGGCGCAGGCGAAGCTTGCCAAGTACGGCCGTCCGGATGTCGAGATCGGCTCGCGCGTGTCGGGCTGGCAGATGTGCAACCTCACCACGATCAACGCCGGCGCCTGCGACAGTGAAGAGTCGTTCCTGGCATGCTGCCGCGCGGCCTCGCTGCTGGGCACGTTGCAGGCGGCGTACACCGATATTCCTTACCTCGGTGCCGCCACGCGCGTGATCAACGAGCGCGAGTCGCTGTTGGGCGTGTCGATCTGCGGTATCCTCGACCGTCCGTCGCTGCTTCTCGATCCGTCGGTGCTGGAACGCGGCGCCAAGGAATGCCTCGACACCAACGCGGCGATCGCCGAACACCTCGGCATCGAACCGGCCGCGCGCATCACCTGCGTTAAGCCGGAAGGCACCGCCAGCCTCGTGCTGGGCGCGGGCTCGGGCATTCACCCGCACCACGCGCGTCATTACTTCCGTCGCGTGCAGGCCGCGCGCACGGAGCCGTTGTACCAGTGGTTCAAGCTGCACAATCCGCACATGACGGAAACGTCGGTGTGGGATCCCGAGACGACTGATGTGATCACGTTCCCGGTCAGTGCGGCCCCCGACGCGATCCTGCGCGAAGACGTCGGCGCCGTGCAGTTCCTGGAGTATGTGCGACTGGTGCAGGAACACTGGGTGCGCGCCGGCCGCCGTCACGAGCAGTACAACCCGGGGCTGCATCACAACGTGTCCAACACGGTCACCGTGAAGGACGACGAATGGGAAGCCGTGCAGCAGTTCATCTGGGACAACAAGGAATACTTCGCCGGCATTTCGCTGCTGCGCGAGACGGGCGACAAGATTTACGCACAGGCACCGCGCGAAGAAGTCACGACCGAGTCGGACATGATTCGCTGGAATTCGTTGTCGTATCGCGAGGTCGACTACACCATGCTGCTCGAAGGCGTGGACATGACGACGCTGGGTGATACGGTGGCGTGTGCGGGTGGGGCGTGCGAGATCATTTAA
- a CDS encoding TVP38/TMEM64 family protein, with amino-acid sequence MPLDLKSAATGLMRAAGIAVPLVAGIALGQLATPYLPGFSEWVQTLGVWAPLAFVAAYIGVVLFMLPAFLLTMAGGAVFGVVKGSALVLAGATIGGTLAFLLGRTVLRASVARRVATHPTLSAIDRVIGDDGLRLMFLLRLSPAIPFVLSNYALGVTRVRTRDFVLAMLGMLPIIASYAAFGAAGAKAANGKGALPMPVLVLGVVATVVLGLLFARMTQKAIRDAESKAR; translated from the coding sequence ATGCCCCTCGACCTCAAGAGCGCCGCGACCGGTCTGATGCGTGCCGCCGGAATCGCCGTGCCGCTGGTCGCCGGCATCGCGCTTGGACAACTCGCCACGCCCTACCTGCCCGGCTTTTCGGAGTGGGTGCAAACCCTCGGCGTCTGGGCGCCGCTGGCGTTCGTCGCGGCCTACATCGGCGTGGTGCTCTTCATGCTGCCGGCGTTTCTGCTCACGATGGCAGGTGGCGCCGTGTTCGGCGTCGTGAAGGGGAGCGCGCTGGTGCTGGCCGGTGCCACGATCGGCGGCACGCTGGCGTTCCTGCTGGGGCGCACGGTGCTTCGCGCCAGCGTGGCGCGGCGCGTGGCGACGCATCCCACGCTCTCGGCGATCGATCGCGTGATCGGCGATGACGGACTGCGCCTCATGTTCCTGCTGCGCTTGTCGCCGGCGATTCCGTTCGTGCTGTCAAACTATGCGCTTGGCGTGACGCGCGTGCGCACACGAGATTTCGTGCTGGCGATGCTGGGTATGTTGCCCATCATCGCCTCGTACGCGGCATTCGGTGCGGCGGGCGCGAAAGCAGCCAATGGCAAAGGCGCGCTGCCGATGCCCGTGCTGGTGCTCGGCGTCGTGGCCACCGTGGTGTTGGGTCTGCTCTTCGCGCGGATGACACAGAAAGCGATTCGCGACGCCGAGTCGAAGGCGCGGTAG